The Gammaproteobacteria bacterium sequence CTGTTGACCATCCGGACGATTTCGACCGACGGCACCATGTCGACGATCAGTTCGGCGAGCTCCACCTCGGCAGGAGTAGGAACGCCGAACGACGTGCCGGCGGCTGCGGCGTCCTGAACGGCGCGAACGACGTCGGCCGGGGCATGGCCGAGAATCAGTGCTCCCCACGACGCGATGAAGTCGATCAGCTGCTCGCCGCCGGTCGTCCGGATGCGAGCGCCGTCTCCTTCGAGGATGAACGGGGGAGTCCCACCAACGGCGCCGAACGCCCGCACCGGCGAGTTGACGCCACCTGGCATGACTGCCCTGGCTCGATCCCACAGCGTGTCCATCATTGCTCCCCGAGCATCCGTGCTGCGTCGATCGCGAAGTAGGTGAGGATCACGTCTGCGCCCGCCCTGGCAATCCCGACGAGCGATTCGAGGATCACCCTGTCCCGGTCGATCCATCCGTTGGCGGCCGCAGCCTCGA is a genomic window containing:
- a CDS encoding aminotransferase class III-fold pyridoxal phosphate-dependent enzyme produces the protein MMDTLWDRARAVMPGGVNSPVRAFGAVGGTPPFILEGDGARIRTTGGEQLIDFIASWGALILGHAPADVVRAVQDAAAAGTSFGVPTPAEVELAELIVDMVPSVEIVRMVN